Proteins from one Mesorhizobium sp. M9A.F.Ca.ET.002.03.1.2 genomic window:
- a CDS encoding 3-oxoacid CoA-transferase subunit A, whose product MDKTVADLAEAVAGIEDGMTVMIGGFGGAGAPIELIHALIDRFRATGSPTGLTVINNNAGNGRIGIAAMIDRGMVAKMVCSFPRSSDPRAFTEKYLAGEIELELVPQGTLAERIRAGGAGIPAFYTPAAYGTDLARGKPVAEFEGRNYVQERWLKSDVGLIKAELSDRHGNLTYRKAARNFSPLMAMAARITVVQAHKVVDPGAIDPEHVVTPGIFVDRIVEVVDARQEEALIREGVEYA is encoded by the coding sequence ATGGACAAGACAGTCGCCGATCTGGCCGAAGCCGTGGCCGGCATCGAAGACGGCATGACGGTGATGATCGGTGGTTTCGGCGGCGCTGGTGCGCCCATCGAGCTGATCCACGCCCTGATCGACCGCTTTCGCGCTACCGGCAGCCCAACGGGGCTGACTGTCATCAACAACAATGCCGGCAATGGCCGCATCGGCATCGCCGCCATGATAGATCGCGGAATGGTGGCGAAGATGGTGTGCTCGTTCCCGCGCTCGTCCGATCCGCGCGCCTTCACCGAGAAATATCTGGCCGGCGAGATCGAGCTGGAACTCGTGCCGCAGGGTACGCTGGCCGAGCGCATCCGCGCCGGCGGCGCGGGCATTCCGGCCTTCTACACGCCGGCCGCCTACGGAACCGATCTTGCCAGGGGAAAGCCGGTCGCCGAGTTCGAGGGCCGCAATTATGTGCAGGAGCGCTGGCTGAAATCCGACGTAGGGCTGATCAAGGCGGAACTCTCCGACCGCCATGGCAATCTCACCTATCGCAAGGCGGCGCGCAATTTCTCGCCGCTGATGGCGATGGCGGCGCGCATCACCGTGGTGCAGGCGCACAAGGTCGTCGACCCCGGCGCCATCGATCCAGAGCATGTGGTAACGCCCGGCATATTCGTCGACCGCATCGTCGAGGTGGTCGACGCCCGGCAGGAAGAGGCGCTGATCCGCGAGGGAGTGGAATACGCATGA
- a CDS encoding ribonuclease activity regulator RraA translates to MTHIPDITRPPKDLVDALREIGAATVAGTLGHMGFRNPHMVGPVAQNHGKSIVGPALTLQFLPQRPDLFTEGEYADPETQLHRHVLYHAQEGDVVVVDARGDMSSGVFGDMMSTYFKGRGGAGIVIDGCMRDRPNVEKLDLPLWLRGWTPNYHVQTSIYPNAVNVPIACGGVTVIPGDIIVADDDGVVVLPVAMAAKVIEESQRHHDWEEFSRVKLMEGAPLQRYYPLHDDARGEYEEWRKTNRLENPS, encoded by the coding sequence ATGACGCACATCCCCGATATCACGAGGCCTCCTAAGGACTTAGTCGACGCACTCAGGGAGATCGGCGCCGCAACGGTGGCCGGCACGCTTGGCCACATGGGCTTCCGCAATCCGCATATGGTCGGCCCGGTGGCGCAGAACCATGGGAAGTCGATCGTCGGGCCGGCGCTGACGCTGCAGTTCCTCCCGCAGCGGCCGGACCTGTTCACCGAGGGAGAATATGCCGATCCGGAGACGCAATTGCACCGGCACGTGCTCTATCACGCGCAGGAGGGCGATGTGGTCGTGGTCGATGCGCGCGGCGATATGAGCTCGGGCGTCTTCGGCGATATGATGTCGACATATTTCAAGGGCAGGGGCGGCGCGGGTATCGTCATCGACGGGTGCATGCGCGACCGGCCCAATGTCGAAAAGCTCGATCTGCCGCTATGGCTGCGCGGCTGGACGCCAAATTATCATGTGCAGACCAGCATCTATCCCAATGCCGTCAACGTTCCGATTGCCTGCGGCGGTGTCACGGTGATCCCCGGCGACATCATCGTCGCCGACGACGACGGGGTGGTAGTGCTTCCCGTCGCAATGGCCGCAAAGGTGATCGAAGAATCACAGAGGCATCACGATTGGGAGGAGTTCTCACGAGTGAAGCTCATGGAGGGCGCGCCGTTGCAACGATATTATCCTCTGCATGACGATGCCCGCGGGGAGTACGAGGAGTGGCGCAAAACAAATCGCTTGGAAAACCCCAGTTAG
- a CDS encoding TRAP transporter small permease subunit: MLQRVRPLAGWLYRRGENLIVVMIGVMFVAFLLQVIFRYVLQWPTGWSNELTVVLWIWVVLFGAAFVVREEEEIRFDLIYGAVGPRARRVMTLASAVALVAIYSYSFPAVFDYVTFMKVQKTAYLKIRFDWLFSIYVIFVLAVIARYLWLGWRALKDAEPEEFDPTKASSGV; encoded by the coding sequence ATGTTGCAACGTGTGCGGCCCTTGGCGGGATGGCTCTATCGGCGCGGGGAGAACCTCATCGTCGTCATGATCGGTGTGATGTTCGTCGCTTTCCTGCTCCAGGTCATTTTCCGCTACGTCCTGCAGTGGCCGACCGGCTGGAGCAACGAGCTGACCGTCGTCCTTTGGATATGGGTCGTCCTGTTCGGCGCAGCCTTTGTGGTGCGTGAGGAAGAGGAGATCCGATTCGATTTGATCTATGGGGCCGTCGGCCCCCGCGCCCGACGCGTCATGACGTTGGCCTCCGCGGTCGCACTCGTCGCGATCTACAGTTACTCGTTTCCTGCCGTGTTCGACTACGTCACCTTCATGAAGGTACAGAAAACCGCCTATCTGAAGATCCGCTTCGACTGGCTGTTCTCGATCTATGTGATCTTTGTCCTTGCCGTGATCGCCCGTTACCTCTGGTTGGGATGGCGTGCGCTCAAGGATGCTGAGCCCGAAGAATTCGATCCCACCAAGGCGAGCTCTGGCGTATGA
- a CDS encoding cyclase family protein, with translation MCPPGCLHSICEKATRRGLLKAGFTLGLGTAAAAALPATPSAQAAPIDFTETIDLSHALYEGFPTFSGEKWFTVEHLVTFAKDKVNLNRWTIVEHSGTHMDAPIHFSADGLTADLIPISDLIVPVAVINIAARAADNADTSLTPDDIKAWEAQNGRLPDGCCVVMNSGWHKLVGDPKFTGNDKEKKNHTPGFHVEAAQFLISERNVKGIGVDTLSLDTGLNSSGAFPVHYEWLGSGRWGIECLANLDAIPESGARLFLGIPKVKGATGGPTRAIALL, from the coding sequence ATGTGCCCACCAGGATGCCTGCATTCGATCTGTGAGAAGGCGACCCGCAGGGGTCTGCTGAAAGCCGGCTTTACGCTCGGCCTGGGCACCGCTGCGGCGGCCGCGCTCCCCGCCACGCCATCGGCCCAGGCGGCGCCGATAGATTTCACCGAAACGATCGACCTCTCACATGCCCTCTATGAGGGATTCCCGACCTTCAGCGGCGAGAAATGGTTCACGGTCGAACATCTCGTCACCTTCGCGAAGGACAAGGTGAACCTGAACCGCTGGACGATCGTCGAGCACAGCGGCACGCATATGGACGCACCGATCCACTTCTCCGCCGATGGTTTGACGGCCGATCTGATCCCGATCTCGGACCTGATCGTTCCCGTCGCGGTCATCAACATCGCCGCGCGCGCCGCCGACAATGCGGACACAAGCCTGACGCCTGACGACATAAAGGCATGGGAGGCGCAGAACGGCCGACTGCCGGACGGCTGCTGCGTGGTGATGAACTCCGGATGGCACAAACTGGTCGGCGACCCGAAATTCACCGGCAACGACAAGGAGAAGAAAAACCACACTCCGGGCTTTCACGTAGAGGCCGCGCAGTTCCTGATCAGCGAGCGCAACGTGAAGGGCATCGGCGTCGACACGCTTTCGCTCGACACCGGGCTCAACTCGAGCGGGGCCTTTCCGGTCCACTACGAATGGCTGGGCAGCGGCCGCTGGGGCATCGAGTGCTTGGCTAACCTCGATGCAATTCCCGAGTCCGGTGCGCGTCTCTTCCTCGGCATCCCCAAGGTGAAGGGCGCGACCGGCGGTCCCACCCGCGCGATCGCGCTGCTGTGA
- the dctP gene encoding TRAP transporter substrate-binding protein DctP, which yields MILNATRRQFLVGTGLVATAAAFPAFAQEKPKLRFSAVFSEQDIRAEMMKMFADAIKDDFTFEGYYGGNLFKQGTELVAIQRGNLEMGNIAPQDISNQIPAWSILTAGYLFRDAAHLKAFFASDAGAEMKQMTEDQLGVKVLGPTYFGLRQVGLRVDKEIKTPADMAGIKLRMPGGDAWQFLGEALGADPTPMAYAEVYTGLQTGAVDGQDNPLPNVENMKFYEVMKQIALTSHLVGFDLLTMSKKVWDEMGAEKQTKFQAAADAAIDFSTEKHLAREAELVERFKSAGLKIYEPDVAAFRSHVQEKYLASDLAKSWPEGMFDKINAL from the coding sequence ATGATTTTGAACGCAACCCGTCGCCAGTTTCTGGTCGGCACCGGTCTCGTGGCGACCGCCGCGGCGTTTCCGGCCTTTGCTCAAGAGAAGCCCAAGCTGCGTTTCTCCGCGGTGTTCTCTGAGCAGGACATCCGCGCCGAGATGATGAAAATGTTCGCCGACGCCATCAAGGACGACTTCACCTTCGAAGGCTACTACGGCGGCAATCTCTTCAAGCAGGGAACCGAGCTCGTTGCCATCCAGCGCGGCAACCTGGAAATGGGCAACATCGCGCCGCAAGACATCTCCAACCAGATCCCCGCCTGGTCGATCCTGACCGCCGGATATCTGTTCCGTGACGCCGCCCATCTCAAGGCTTTCTTCGCCAGCGATGCCGGCGCGGAGATGAAGCAGATGACCGAGGATCAGCTCGGCGTGAAAGTGCTCGGTCCGACCTATTTCGGCCTGCGCCAGGTCGGCCTTCGGGTCGACAAGGAAATCAAGACGCCGGCCGACATGGCGGGCATCAAACTGCGCATGCCCGGCGGTGACGCATGGCAGTTCCTCGGTGAGGCGCTCGGTGCCGATCCGACGCCGATGGCCTATGCCGAGGTTTATACCGGCCTCCAGACCGGCGCGGTCGACGGCCAGGACAACCCGCTGCCGAACGTCGAGAACATGAAGTTCTACGAAGTGATGAAGCAGATCGCCCTCACGTCGCACCTCGTCGGCTTCGACCTGCTGACCATGTCCAAGAAGGTCTGGGACGAGATGGGCGCCGAGAAACAGACCAAGTTCCAGGCGGCTGCGGACGCTGCGATCGATTTCTCGACCGAGAAGCACCTCGCCCGCGAGGCGGAGCTCGTCGAGCGCTTCAAGTCTGCCGGCCTGAAGATCTACGAGCCTGACGTCGCGGCCTTCCGCAGCCACGTCCAGGAGAAGTACCTCGCTTCGGACCTAGCAAAGAGCTGGCCCGAAGGCATGTTCGACAAGATCAACGCGCTCTAA
- a CDS encoding TetR/AcrR family transcriptional regulator: MDDKPVNGRSGWKQDPAGVRNNILAVAMAEFAANGLSGARIDDISAKTNTSKRMIYYYFGDKERLYGRVLEEAYREVRAGEQELELDHLPPVEALKLLAEFTFDHHSRHPDFIRIVMIENIHHGAYLERSELIRLLNAGAIQKLEAICRRGREIGLFRDDVTPLQLHWHISAMSFFNVSNSATFSRIFGTDLFRADGQEALKKQMVEMVVGLALKPERRLRC; encoded by the coding sequence ATGGACGACAAACCGGTAAACGGACGAAGCGGCTGGAAACAGGACCCCGCGGGCGTGCGCAATAACATCCTTGCCGTGGCGATGGCGGAGTTTGCCGCGAACGGCCTCTCGGGGGCACGCATCGACGATATCTCAGCCAAGACGAACACGTCGAAGCGCATGATCTACTATTATTTCGGCGACAAGGAGAGGCTGTATGGGCGGGTCCTGGAAGAAGCCTATCGCGAGGTCCGTGCCGGCGAACAGGAACTGGAGCTCGACCACCTGCCGCCAGTCGAGGCTTTGAAACTGCTCGCGGAATTCACCTTCGACCACCACAGCCGCCACCCGGACTTCATCCGGATCGTCATGATCGAGAACATCCACCACGGCGCCTATCTGGAACGATCCGAACTGATCCGCCTGCTGAATGCCGGCGCCATACAGAAGCTGGAGGCGATCTGCCGACGTGGCCGCGAGATAGGTCTGTTTCGCGACGACGTGACGCCGCTTCAATTGCACTGGCACATCAGCGCAATGAGCTTCTTCAATGTCTCCAACAGCGCCACCTTCTCGCGCATTTTCGGCACGGACCTTTTCAGAGCCGACGGGCAGGAAGCCCTCAAGAAACAAATGGTGGAAATGGTGGTCGGCCTTGCGCTGAAGCCGGAACGGCGCTTGCGCTGCTGA
- a CDS encoding type II 3-dehydroquinate dehydratase codes for MITKPIFILNGPNLNRLGKREPEIYGTTTLAEIELMCREAAGDTPVRFHQSNAEHQLVDWIHEAIDEGAGILINPAGLSFRSIPLLDALKMFPGPIIEFHISNIHRREAIYHRSLVSTVATAVIAGLGPRGYPIAVKSLMELIDR; via the coding sequence ATGATCACCAAACCGATCTTCATTCTCAACGGCCCGAACCTCAACCGCCTCGGCAAACGCGAGCCTGAGATCTACGGCACGACGACACTGGCCGAGATCGAGTTGATGTGCCGGGAAGCGGCCGGCGATACTCCGGTGCGGTTCCATCAGTCGAATGCCGAGCATCAGCTGGTCGACTGGATTCACGAGGCGATCGACGAGGGCGCGGGTATCCTGATCAACCCAGCCGGGCTGAGTTTCCGCTCGATCCCGCTGCTCGACGCGCTGAAGATGTTTCCGGGGCCGATCATCGAGTTCCATATCTCCAACATCCACCGCCGCGAGGCAATCTACCATCGCTCGCTGGTTTCGACCGTCGCGACGGCCGTCATCGCAGGCCTTGGGCCGCGCGGATATCCCATCGCAGTGAAATCGCTGATGGAACTGATCGACCGGTAG
- a CDS encoding TRAP transporter large permease — protein sequence MTFLEPFTLALISICALALLGLPIGHAMIASSILYLWLAGLDMGTAAEQILNSLYTGYLLLAVPMFILAAEIMNAGTMTERLLHFCNAVVGRFRGGLAQVNVLQSLIFAGMSGSAIADAAGTGKMMQHLMTKDDRYPASYAAALTAASAVIAPIIPPSIPLVIYALVSDASVGFLFIAGIVPGVMLALAQMSIVAIDARRKNFPVEKPVPLRELPGLTLGALPALMLPVVLLVGIRGGVMTPTEAAAVAAGYALLISVAIYRSVTVHQFYRALLSSGRTTVSIGMLLAGAMVFNYVVTVENIPQSLSALLLAWDLSPTQFLLLVNLLLLLLGCLLEGTTILLVIVPVLIPTARALGIDMVHFGVMVVLNIMLGLITPPYGLLLFIMTRIAEVPLRDIVRDVLPFLSAMVGTLALITFFPELVLWLPRLFGYGG from the coding sequence ATGACCTTTCTCGAGCCCTTCACGCTGGCGCTGATCTCCATCTGTGCTCTGGCGCTGCTTGGCCTGCCGATCGGCCACGCGATGATCGCCTCCTCGATCCTTTATTTGTGGCTCGCCGGGCTCGATATGGGAACGGCGGCCGAACAGATACTCAACAGCCTTTATACGGGGTATCTGCTGCTGGCTGTCCCCATGTTCATTCTTGCCGCCGAGATCATGAACGCCGGAACGATGACGGAGCGGCTTCTGCATTTCTGCAATGCCGTCGTCGGCCGGTTCCGCGGCGGCCTTGCCCAGGTCAACGTGCTGCAATCCCTCATCTTTGCGGGCATGTCGGGGTCGGCGATCGCCGACGCCGCCGGCACGGGCAAGATGATGCAGCATCTGATGACCAAGGACGACAGATATCCCGCGAGCTACGCCGCCGCGCTGACCGCGGCCTCCGCCGTGATCGCTCCCATCATCCCGCCTTCCATTCCGCTGGTCATCTATGCGCTCGTCTCGGACGCCTCGGTCGGCTTCCTGTTCATCGCCGGGATCGTGCCGGGCGTCATGCTGGCGCTGGCGCAGATGTCGATCGTGGCGATCGACGCGCGCCGGAAGAACTTCCCTGTCGAAAAGCCGGTGCCGCTACGCGAACTGCCGGGTCTGACCCTGGGGGCCCTGCCGGCGTTGATGCTACCGGTGGTTCTGCTCGTTGGCATCAGGGGTGGCGTGATGACGCCGACCGAGGCGGCGGCCGTGGCGGCGGGCTACGCGCTCCTCATCTCCGTCGCGATCTATCGCAGCGTGACCGTCCATCAGTTCTACCGGGCGCTGCTGAGCAGCGGGCGCACCACTGTTTCGATCGGTATGCTGCTGGCCGGCGCGATGGTGTTCAACTACGTGGTCACGGTCGAGAACATTCCTCAATCCCTGTCCGCGCTGCTGCTCGCCTGGGACTTGTCACCGACGCAGTTCCTCCTTCTCGTCAACCTGCTGCTTCTGCTTCTGGGTTGCTTGCTTGAAGGAACCACCATCCTGCTTGTCATCGTGCCGGTGCTGATCCCCACGGCGCGCGCCCTGGGCATCGACATGGTGCATTTTGGCGTCATGGTCGTCCTGAATATCATGCTCGGGCTCATCACGCCGCCCTACGGGCTTCTGCTTTTCATTATGACTCGCATCGCGGAGGTGCCGTTGCGCGACATCGTGCGCGACGTGCTGCCATTCCTTTCGGCGATGGTCGGTACGCTGGCGCTCATTACCTTCTTCCCCGAACTCGTGCTGTGGCTGCCGCGCCTCTTCGGCTACGGCGGCTGA
- a CDS encoding shikimate dehydrogenase, whose amino-acid sequence MLVGLVGRGIQLSRTPAMHQAEGRARGIAYIYRLLDADRMGDGTLRLEDILTFAGHFGFDGLNVTFPYKQEIIPLLDEVSASASALGSVNTVVLSGGRRIGHNTDWWGFMESFRRGMAGAPRDSVLLLGAGGAGAAVAHGLLELGVRHLLVGDIVHARAAALAARLGSLFGPDRVTAVSDIAGAAATADGIVNATPVGMAKLPGIPLDPSLLRRECWVADIVYFPLETELLAAARRCGCRTLNGEGMAVHQAARAFELFTGIQPDVDRMRAAFAAFGDTPVPRRAAAGETRQVHENETGRKT is encoded by the coding sequence ATGCTGGTGGGCCTGGTCGGGCGCGGCATTCAACTGTCGCGCACGCCGGCGATGCATCAGGCGGAGGGCAGGGCGCGGGGCATCGCCTACATCTACCGGCTTCTCGACGCCGACCGCATGGGCGACGGCACGCTCCGGCTGGAAGACATCCTCACTTTCGCCGGGCATTTCGGGTTCGACGGACTGAACGTCACCTTCCCTTACAAGCAGGAGATCATTCCGCTGCTTGACGAGGTGTCGGCGTCCGCGTCGGCGCTCGGCTCGGTCAACACCGTCGTGCTCAGTGGCGGCCGCCGGATCGGCCACAACACCGACTGGTGGGGTTTCATGGAGAGTTTCCGGCGCGGCATGGCGGGAGCGCCGCGCGACAGCGTCCTGCTGCTCGGAGCCGGCGGGGCGGGCGCGGCGGTGGCTCATGGTCTGCTCGAGCTCGGCGTCAGGCACCTGCTTGTCGGCGATATCGTGCATGCAAGGGCGGCGGCGCTCGCCGCGCGGCTCGGATCGCTGTTCGGGCCGGACCGGGTGACTGCTGTTTCCGACATTGCCGGGGCCGCGGCAACGGCCGACGGCATCGTCAACGCCACGCCGGTCGGCATGGCCAAGTTGCCTGGCATCCCGCTCGATCCGTCGCTGCTGCGGCGCGAGTGCTGGGTCGCCGACATCGTCTATTTCCCGCTCGAGACGGAACTGCTCGCCGCGGCGCGGCGATGCGGCTGCCGCACGCTTAACGGCGAGGGCATGGCGGTCCATCAGGCGGCGCGAGCCTTCGAACTTTTCACCGGCATTCAGCCGGACGTCGATCGGATGAGGGCCGCCTTCGCCGCCTTCGGCGACACGCCCGTTCCGAGACGGGCAGCTGCGGGTGAAACCCGCCAAGTCCATGAGAATGAAACAGGGAGGAAGACATGA
- a CDS encoding 3-oxoacid CoA-transferase subunit B: MTAKLTNAQIAWRAAQDIADGAYVNLGIGFPEMVAKFQPPGREAIFHTENGILNFGEAPPAGKEDWDLINAGKKAVTLKPGAAFFHHADSFAMVRGSHLDVAILGAYEVAETGDLANWSTGPNGVPAVGGAMDLVHGAKRVAVITDHVTKDGRPKLMKRCSLPLTGVGCVTRVYTSLAVIDIDASRFVLREKLATISLDELQRLTGAELRIEGDLADLTVPEL, from the coding sequence ATGACAGCTAAGCTCACCAACGCCCAGATTGCCTGGCGGGCGGCGCAGGACATTGCGGACGGTGCCTACGTCAATCTCGGCATTGGCTTTCCCGAGATGGTCGCCAAGTTTCAGCCGCCGGGCCGCGAGGCGATCTTTCACACAGAAAACGGCATCCTCAATTTCGGTGAGGCGCCGCCCGCAGGTAAAGAGGACTGGGACCTCATCAATGCCGGCAAGAAGGCGGTGACGCTGAAGCCGGGCGCGGCGTTTTTCCACCACGCTGACAGCTTTGCTATGGTGCGTGGCAGTCATCTAGATGTAGCGATCCTCGGCGCTTATGAAGTGGCCGAAACCGGCGATCTCGCCAATTGGAGCACCGGCCCGAATGGAGTTCCGGCGGTCGGCGGGGCTATGGATCTCGTACATGGGGCAAAACGCGTGGCCGTCATCACCGACCATGTCACCAAGGACGGCCGGCCGAAGCTGATGAAGCGCTGCAGTTTGCCGCTTACGGGCGTCGGCTGCGTGACTCGCGTCTACACCAGCCTCGCCGTCATCGACATCGATGCTTCCCGCTTCGTCCTTCGCGAAAAGCTGGCAACCATCAGCCTTGACGAATTGCAACGGCTCACCGGAGCTGAGTTACGCATTGAAGGCGACCTCGCCGATTTGACGGTTCCGGAGCTCTGA
- a CDS encoding bifunctional sugar phosphate isomerase/epimerase/4-hydroxyphenylpyruvate dioxygenase family protein, whose translation MKTSIATVSISGDLREKLAAIAAAGFDGVEIFENDFLAFDGTPDEVGRMVRDHGLEITLFQPFRDFEGLPEPQRTRAFDRAERKFDLMQELGTDLMLVCSSVSPVSLGGIDRAAADFHELGERAAKRSLRVGYEALAWGRHVNDHRDAWEVVRRAAHPNIGLILDSFHTLARKIELSSIRSIPSDKIFIVQLADAPLIDMDLLYWSRHFRNMPGEGDLSVREFMQAVAATGYNSYISLEIFNDQFRGGSAKAISVDGKRSLVWLMDQVRREEPALEVSVPAMPDRIGVEGVEFVEFAANPEGAESLGRLLTTLEFSEAGRHISKNVTLYRQGEINIVVNTERQGFAHSSFIVHGTSAYAIGLKVEDAAATVARAKMLGAEIFQQRVGPGELSIPAIRGVGGGLIYFLDGKTDLAKVWDIEFKPVAAAGVGSGVGLTRIDHVGQTMFHEEMPSWLLFYVSLFRTTKTPMVDIVDPAGLVRSQVIEGLDKRLRLTLNGAESRRTLAGHFIAETFGSGIQHLAMATDDIFATAEKLSANGFEPLQISMNYYDDVEARFGLDPDLADRLRASNILYDRDDRGEFFQLYAPTFGEGFIFEIVERSGAYSGYGGPNAPFRIAAQKRMMLPKGMPKV comes from the coding sequence ATGAAGACCTCCATCGCCACAGTATCCATCAGCGGCGACCTACGGGAAAAACTGGCGGCGATCGCCGCTGCCGGATTCGATGGCGTGGAGATATTCGAGAACGATTTTCTGGCCTTCGACGGCACGCCTGACGAGGTCGGCCGCATGGTACGCGACCACGGGCTGGAGATCACCCTTTTCCAGCCGTTCCGCGATTTCGAAGGGTTGCCGGAGCCGCAACGGACACGCGCCTTCGATCGCGCGGAGCGCAAGTTCGACCTGATGCAGGAACTCGGCACCGACTTGATGCTGGTCTGCTCGTCGGTCTCACCGGTATCGCTCGGCGGCATCGACCGCGCCGCCGCCGATTTCCATGAACTCGGCGAGCGCGCGGCGAAGCGAAGCTTGCGCGTCGGCTACGAGGCGCTCGCCTGGGGCCGGCACGTCAATGACCATCGCGACGCCTGGGAGGTCGTGCGCCGCGCGGCACATCCGAACATCGGGCTGATCCTCGATTCCTTCCACACGCTTGCCCGCAAGATCGAGCTGTCCTCGATCCGCTCGATCCCCTCGGACAAGATCTTCATCGTCCAACTCGCCGACGCGCCGCTGATCGACATGGACCTGCTCTACTGGAGCCGGCATTTCCGCAACATGCCGGGCGAAGGTGACTTGTCGGTGCGTGAGTTCATGCAGGCCGTCGCAGCAACCGGCTACAATAGCTACATATCGCTCGAAATCTTCAACGACCAGTTCCGCGGCGGCTCGGCCAAGGCGATCTCCGTCGACGGCAAGCGCTCGCTCGTCTGGCTGATGGACCAAGTGCGGCGCGAGGAGCCGGCGCTCGAGGTTTCGGTGCCGGCGATGCCGGACCGCATCGGCGTCGAAGGAGTCGAGTTCGTCGAATTCGCCGCGAATCCGGAAGGAGCGGAATCGCTCGGCCGGCTGCTCACCACGCTGGAATTCTCCGAAGCCGGGCGTCACATCTCCAAGAACGTCACCCTCTACCGGCAGGGAGAGATCAACATCGTCGTCAACACCGAGCGGCAGGGTTTTGCGCACTCCTCCTTCATCGTTCACGGCACGTCGGCTTATGCGATCGGGTTGAAGGTCGAGGACGCGGCGGCGACCGTCGCCCGCGCCAAGATGCTTGGCGCCGAAATCTTCCAACAGCGGGTCGGCCCGGGCGAACTGTCGATCCCGGCGATCCGTGGCGTCGGCGGCGGACTGATCTATTTCCTCGATGGCAAGACCGACCTGGCCAAGGTCTGGGACATCGAGTTCAAGCCTGTCGCTGCTGCGGGCGTCGGCAGCGGCGTTGGCCTCACCCGCATCGACCATGTCGGCCAGACCATGTTTCACGAGGAGATGCCGAGTTGGCTGCTCTTCTACGTCTCGCTCTTCAGGACGACGAAGACACCGATGGTCGACATCGTCGATCCGGCCGGCCTCGTTCGCAGCCAGGTGATCGAGGGTCTCGACAAGCGCCTCCGCCTCACTCTCAACGGCGCCGAGAGCCGCCGCACGCTCGCCGGCCACTTCATCGCCGAGACTTTTGGCTCCGGCATCCAGCATCTCGCAATGGCGACGGACGACATTTTCGCGACGGCTGAGAAGCTGAGCGCCAATGGCTTCGAGCCGCTGCAAATCTCGATGAACTACTATGACGACGTCGAAGCGCGCTTCGGCCTCGATCCCGATCTCGCCGACCGGCTGCGCGCGTCGAACATCCTCTATGACCGGGACGATAGGGGCGAATTCTTCCAGCTCTATGCGCCGACCTTCGGCGAAGGCTTTATCTTCGAGATCGTGGAGCGGAGCGGCGCCTATTCGGGCTATGGCGGGCCAAATGCGCCATTCCGCATCGCCGCGCAAAAGCGCATGATGCTGCCGAAGGGAATGCCGAAGGTCTGA
- a CDS encoding IclR family transcriptional regulator C-terminal domain-containing protein, with protein MTAGERDIMGGLAKGLAAIETFTAQRPRQSISEVSAASGLDRATARRCLLTLAHLGYADYDGKFFTLTPRVLRLGTACLATMPLPQLVQPLLDSLSEQLGESSSVSMLDSPDIVYVARAAQKKVMSITLMPGSRLPAYCTSMGRVLLAALPEAEARALLAATPLPARTPHTLTDPEAILTELTQVRSQGYALIDQEVETGLRSIAVPLFNMQGTVVAAVNVGVPATQVGAAELVPLYLSALRGLQSELRAVMR; from the coding sequence ATGACCGCAGGGGAACGCGACATCATGGGCGGACTGGCCAAGGGGTTGGCGGCGATCGAGACCTTCACCGCCCAGCGCCCGCGCCAATCGATCTCGGAGGTGTCGGCCGCCTCTGGGCTCGACCGGGCCACTGCGCGGCGCTGCCTGCTGACGCTGGCACATCTCGGCTACGCCGACTACGACGGGAAGTTCTTCACTCTGACACCGCGTGTGCTGCGGCTCGGCACGGCATGTCTTGCCACCATGCCGCTGCCCCAACTGGTACAGCCGTTGCTCGACAGTCTGTCGGAGCAACTGGGCGAAAGCTCCTCTGTCTCCATGCTCGATAGCCCCGACATCGTCTATGTGGCGCGCGCCGCACAGAAGAAAGTGATGTCGATCACTCTGATGCCGGGTTCCCGCCTGCCGGCCTATTGCACCTCGATGGGCCGGGTGCTGCTTGCTGCCCTTCCGGAGGCCGAAGCCCGTGCGTTGCTTGCCGCCACTCCGCTGCCCGCGCGCACTCCACACACGCTGACTGACCCCGAGGCTATCCTGACCGAACTGACCCAAGTACGAAGCCAGGGCTATGCGCTGATCGATCAGGAGGTAGAAACGGGTCTGCGCTCCATTGCCGTGCCCCTGTTCAACATGCAGGGCACAGTGGTCGCGGCGGTCAATGTCGGCGTCCCGGCAACTCAGGTCGGCGCGGCGGAACTGGTGCCACTCTATCTGTCCGCGCTACGCGGGCTCCAGTCAGAGTTGCGCGCCGTCATGCGTTAG